The DNA segment TCATTATCACCAGGTTTAGCTCCTTATAAGACTCTTTCACCAAGCAGTTCACTTCTTGCTCTGTCTAAAGTTGAAGATGATGAATTAAGAGGGAAAAAGTCAGATGAACTTGTGAGAATTATTCGTAGATTAGAATCTGAAAGTAGATCTTTAGTTGCTGAACATAGTTGCATAATAAAAGATGTGAATAGACGTTTGCAGATATATATGCTTGAAATCAGAGGTTTAAAAGACATAAATCAAAAGTTACAGGATGACAACCAAGAGTTGCGGGACTTGTGTTGTTTTCTTGATGATGACCGGCAAAGAAGTCGTAAACTTGCTAGAGAATGGCAGAGATTTGGACGATACACATCAAGTGTAATGAGAAGTGAAGTTTCAACGTATCAGCAAAAACTGTCTGATCTAGAAAGCAAACAGGAAGAGTTGGTGTTAGAAAACTCTGAATTGAAGGAGCTATGTTTATATTTAGATCAGGAGAGAATGCGATATAACTCCAACTTAAGAGATGATGGGGATGGTAGTAGTAATAGTACTACTGCTGGATTAGAAGATAATGGTGTGATAATGAATGGTACAGGGTCAGATGTACCTACAACTACAGAACAAAGACCAAATCAAGGTTTGTTTGCATAATTcacttttcttttataattaaataatggCAGCTGATAATCATCTTGCTGACATAGAGTCAAAACATACCTGTAGCAAGGGCGGTTAGGACgacccgccccccccccccttgaaaacaaataagcactgttaaaatctgttcgaattgtgactgttaaagtcgagtttgtgagtcaaatGAACCACACCTTGGAAATGCCTGGCTATGGTCCTGGTCAAAAGTTTACATGATGAATGAAAaccttcaaaaattttaaaaaatacaatatttaaaatatactgACACTCACCAAAATTTTAcaccttgttatttttttttattactgatAGATAGTTAATTTTACACATTCATTTAGATTTGAAATGTAACAATGTAACAGgataaaatagaacaaagttgaaatttgaaaatagatCGATTTAGATCATCTCAAAATTGGCaaaaaggattaaaaaaaatgaaaaaaagtatctgaaaaaaatattgatatttatatcagAACTTGCTGTTGAGACTAATAACAtgctatttaattttgtaaacatttattattttctattttttatcattataattatatttcatttatagtttttgtagttatatttgatatatttatatgtttagacAACACCAGGCAATATATCCAACAGCTGGAGGAGCAAGTTAAAAATCTGGAGGAAGAAAAGAAACAATTGGCACAGGTTAGTTTTGaacaaataagatttacaaGATAATGAAATCAATTACAATCTGAAGAATCACATATTGgtatatttcatgaaaattaaatataggTACAACATCTAATGTTAGCTATTAAAGTGAACACAATTCCCCACTTATAAAAGTTAGAGAATGCAATTGATAGATTTAGATAATTGAGGAGCAAGTTTATCAGATATTGGACTTCTTTTTAAggataaatagaaaaaatcaaTGCAGGATATCCAAtagattttaatgaaatttataatatggtgcaaataacaataaaagCTTCATTTAACTATTAATGATGACATGAATGAATTACATCCAATTGCATCAGCAGTgcaacagaaaaaaacccagGATGTTTACTCCATGAAGAGTATAGAAAAATTATACTGAATAACAAGCAAAACAGCTGTAAACCAAAAGTTAAACATAGTGAGTAAAatagagttgtctcccattttGCAGATACATGTTTTTCTATAAGTGTGATGAAATATAAAAGTACTATGCATAAAGTAAAGATGTTAATCTCTTATTTTAGAAATCTGAACGTAATGCAGCAGATGGGTACAGACCTCTAGTAGATAGGAAAGGTCCAAGACAAAAGTTAGAAAATGTAAGTACATTCAAATCAGCAATACATTGTATAAAGTCATGTTTGCCAAAAGTACACTCATTTAAGATAGGCAATTATTTCAGAGggatatatttttgaaattgcttcatgtattttttttcttcagtaaaTTGTGATGGAAAAtttctaaaagaaatgttttgcctatttaaaaggtataaaagagggacgaaagataccaaaggaacagtcaaactcataaatctaaaataaactgacaatgccatgactaaaaatgaaaaagacaatcagacaaacaatagtacacatgacacaacatagaaaactaaagaataaacattcCGAACcgcaccaaaaactaggggtgtaAAACCAAACATACGCACTAATTAACAGTCTTAAGGAATGATCAGAAACATTTGCTATATGTCTTGatggtttatattttttaaactataagaTTAAGaataataagaatattttatttccaattaaaggGCCCTAAGGCCTATAAAGACTTTCATGACATTACATACAAGTACATATGATTAGACATAAattagagacatataatataagaaaacaacattATTCAGTACTATTAAAAATGCTATAAAAGGCCAGGACAGTACCAGACAATACAATTTAGATCTTTAAAATAtaccttttaaaattatataccacttaaaatatgtatatttgtgGCTAATTTGCATTCATTATTTTTGAACTTCTCCTTATCTCtagatttttagataaatactttcctaaacatttatacacatttaaattttcttgtgtAAATAGCCATAAGATAGTAATAATGGTGACAACTTATTATGTTACTATGACTTTGACTTGTGTTGGATTTTTGCgtctatttgttttgaatttgtctTTCCTTATGAAAGAAATGGCTTATTGCAAGATTATATGATCTTTAAtagatttcatttttcaatatacctgtcattttgttaatgatagtattttatttattcagagATCTGCTCCCGTTGGTAATAATGATGACAATTATAGTGGCAGGAAGTCAGCCACACCTACACCAAGGGGAGATAATACAAGTCCATCAAAACCTGAAGCTGTAGTTCATGCAATGAAGGTTTGTTTAACATATAGATTTATCTTGGTATGATAGGTGTTTCAAATCATGACAATGCATTTGTATTGAATTCAGAAATTGTCAGACAATTTAGCATCACTTTTATATAGGGGTTATACTTATGAATGCATGTAGCAAATTAATTAAACAGGCTTTATAAGCcttaaaatcagaaaaaaactataTCTTATATCTGATCAGTAATGGTTCTACATTTTTATAGCAGCACACATTCATGCTTAACAACAAGCAAGGTATGGTTTCATGTTTGTGTAATTATGATCATTTGTTTAGCTTATAGATGAACTCCTTCATAAAAAGGAACAAAAGTGAAGTGTTGATTCATTTCAAAGAATTTGCTTCATAAAAAgcaaaggaatatttttttatgtacatgtataaaaaagaagatgtggtatgattgccaataagaaaactgtccacaagagaccaaaatgacacagacattaacaactataggtcaccgtatggccttcaacaatgagcaaagcccataccacatagtcagccataaaaggccctgataagacaatgtaaaacaattcaaacgagaaaactaacagccatatttgtataagaaaatgaatgaaaaacaaatatgtaacacataaaaaaaaagtagaccACGTAATGTCTTGTTTTCTCcagtatacaaaaaaatattaaaaggaaACACTTTAGTGGTGCACATTACAACAGACCAAACCTACCACCAACATCTGACTCCATCACTAAAAAATAGATGTGCAAACAAAGACAAATTAACAATATGGTACCACAGTATTACATGGTCAAAACATCCCTTTTGCCGATCAAGATATGTCATAAGAgtgaaacacaaaataaaaaaaatatctgcatAGTCCAGTTAACAACAGTCCAAACTCATTTTGGAATAATTTTGATAAGTTCATTTAAAAGCATTGACCATCCATGTAATTAatagttattttgtaaacaggtgTTAGAGGTTCATGAGAATCTAGAGAGACCCAAAGTGGATGTTGGCGGGGAAAACCTAGATGATACAGAAAAAGCAATAGTCAGAGAGATGTGCAatgtatgtattattatttttttatatttaagataaaGTATTAGCAAATTTATCccatgttttgtcaaaaatttggAAAAACACGGTCAGTGGCATTAGTCATTGGagcctttaataataataaaattgaaaaagggtcAAAATGTCATTACTATTTTGACGACATCTTTCAGACGATGGTACATAAAAATGGATAACCGTAATTGCCAAAATTATTAGGCAGTGTAACATACCATATTTAGCACTAACACTCCTCCTTATAAAAGCAGACAATTATGAACAACACTTTTTCAAGATAATGCTACATGGTACTAATGGCAACGAATGTGGAGGCTATCTTGACCATATGACCACTTCTTTTAACAAGGCAATAAAAACAATACCTAAATAGGTAAGCAGAGTCAAAATTAAGTGTATGTGATACTACAGAAAGGTAGATAAGGCAGCAAGAATCCTAGTGCAACTTTTTACTAACCAGTATAGAAAACTTGTGTCCTATAAAATATGTTACactataaattttaattatacatagtaattctttggataccaattttttgtGGAAATCATTTACATTGATAAAGGTGAACAGTGAATTCAAATGTATAACTATGTACAAACTGTCTATAGGATTGTAATCAGACTTTGGCAAAAGTTCAAGATTGTTAATAATCTTctcatattatatataaaattgagaatggaaatgtagCAGAGAAATGACTCTATGATTGTACTGTGTATCATTATTGGAAAGTATTAAAAGGCAGAGACtttcaacttttattaaaatttcacctttatttcaaaatattgaacgGTGTTCCTCTATATTGCAACAAGATAACCAGAAAATGTGCTATACAACTTTCCATTGCTGTAAATAGAAAAACTGCCATGTGACTTAATTGCAACTTGGTCTCCTTTCTGCAGATTTAATATGATACTATTCGAACCTGTCTCGTTAGATGACCCTTTCATCCATATACTTTGTTGCTTGGTATTATTGTAAGAAAGATAAACGGCTAGAATTTTTCCACCCTCACTCATGACTGTATAAGAAAACTGATAAACTCCAGCTACAGGTGCAGTAAAAATACCAGTAGTTGGATTATAACCATTTCCATTATTGGTGACAactttgtcaaatttaataacaTCTTTGGCTCCAAGTGATTGACTTTTTGTCAGAACGGATGAAAAAGCTGGAATATTTTTTCTACTGGGACATTGGCAGCTATTATCTGAAAagaatataagaaaacaatataactttatttaaaaaaaaaatagaaggtTGCATAAATTGTTAtcctttgtaaaaatataatgtaagcgtatgttactatttttttagtttttctattCGATGTGTCTAGAGGAATTCAATGTTGTCTGGTTATAGCTGTTAATTGTATAAAGGAGGGAAAAATTGGATATACACCaatcatttaaatatcttttagaAGAGAACACTCTGATAATAATAACAGTATGGCTATCATAGTACAGTCATAACATGtatgaatatatacaaaatattttgaatctttTTTGGAAGTTCATAATTTGACATGTATAATGTATATGCTTAAAATATTCTCTTAAATGACACTAAAAACATTTTGctcttcattttaaaatattccatGTAGCTGAAGTCcaaataaatagttttatgaagaaaaaaaaccaacattttttttttgtgagttatatcttataatttaataaatagtacaatttaataaatagtacaatttaagaaagaaaaaaagagggaagataaaaacagaaaatatgcaTTGAAGAAACAGAGTGAAATGAaagttgaaatgaaatatttttcatatcaataatATGTTATATGTCTCAGTGATAGCAATTACATCCACCATCAAACAGATGATTTTCTAATTCATGCACTTTCCTGGCACAATGAGTATGTTATCACCTCCCTGAAAGAACTAATTGTTTCGATGACAATTAGGCAGATTGACCTGGGACAATTTATGTAACTCATTCAAGATAAAAACTTGAGATTGGTGTATATCCAATTTTTCAATGCAGACAGTGTATTGTGCAACTtaatacgataaaaaaaaacacctcacAAAC comes from the Mytilus trossulus isolate FHL-02 chromosome 3, PNRI_Mtr1.1.1.hap1, whole genome shotgun sequence genome and includes:
- the LOC134711785 gene encoding coiled-coil domain-containing protein 85C-like; the protein is MSVSSLPSAASGSSNRSTSISTNMSLSPGLAPYKTLSPSSSLLALSKVEDDELRGKKSDELVRIIRRLESESRSLVAEHSCIIKDVNRRLQIYMLEIRGLKDINQKLQDDNQELRDLCCFLDDDRQRSRKLAREWQRFGRYTSSVMRSEVSTYQQKLSDLESKQEELVLENSELKELCLYLDQERMRYNSNLRDDGDGSSNSTTAGLEDNGVIMNGTGSDVPTTTEQRPNQDNTRQYIQQLEEQVKNLEEEKKQLAQKSERNAADGYRPLVDRKGPRQKLENRSAPVGNNDDNYSGRKSATPTPRGDNTSPSKPEAVVHAMKVLEVHENLERPKVDVGGENLDDTEKAIVREMCNVVWRKLGDANPEKGSANLYENIPARQSTQSSTQPSSSKQRSVSQPILSRQQVQSPPMPHQSGRYYNSQQSAQQQPNHLSYSHNHPTASNSTGHLGPYHEEPMSSDIAPGITHTVHSQNLPPHHQYRSPPPPPVNHNSKRPPPPPANYHYQERPPPPPVSHQNYENIPPPLPQKPSSFGQQNYQDRPLRSDRVSTTSMSDPRKPVDSREMAHNYNDQRSRRDQRDVNITQRSNPVNRERSRERILDYPPETARSWDQGRRPQDYPRDPRQSHTSLGSYH